CGCTGACCCTGAAAGTGATGATCACACCCGTGCTACCCATGATCATGATCGAACAAATTATGATCATATTCAGGACGCGCCTTTCTCTGTTCTTAGCTGCTCACTATCAACCCATTGCGAATTGGAGGTGATCCGACATTAGCAGCACTTGGGAGGTTCCGCGTAGAACATTCTCCCTACAGGACCAGTATAAACGCTCGTGCTCGGAATTCACCGGCACAACAAACTTGAAGACGATGGCCAAGTACACCGTTAAAACCGGGACCAATGCCAAGGATGCAGCTACGGTTCTGGAAAAAGGCCGCACGGTAGCGCAGATGCTTCTAGGCAATCCGGGTTACCCTACGTTGCAGTCGCAGCTCCCTGCACTGAATGTTCTGTGTGATGCGTTGGAAACGACGAGCACTGCGATGCTATTCAATGGCGGGAAGCTCAGTCGGGAAGCAAAACACTTGGCGTTCGAAGCGCTTCGCGATGCACTGAAGGAGATCTCGGGCTTCGTGCAGGGTATCAGTAAAGGCGATAAGGCATTGATCCTGAGCGCAGGTTTTGATGTGGTGAAACCACGCACGAAGTTGCAGACGCCGGAGTCCCCGAAGGACCTGAAGGTGCAACGTACAGTTGAACGCGGGATCCTGAAGGTGAAATGGACACGCGTAAGTTGCTCCAAACTCACTTACCTGGAAATGGCAGAAAAAGGCAGCGACGCGTGGCAACGCATACACACCACCCGCAACAGCCACGTTATGACCAACCTGCAAACCGGCACGGAGTATTGCTTCCGGGTTCAAGCGGTAACTACAGGTGGCATCAGCCCCATGAGCGAGGTGGTGTCGAACATCGCTGCGTGATCGGTTAAGGCTTCGAGTAGAAGATTCGTTGTGGCTTCAGCGAAGTCTCTGCACCTGCTTCGGTCCACCTCCTATGCATTCTATACCTGCGTAGGGTCTCCGCCTCGGGACCCTGCGTTGTTGGGCATGCACGCAGGGTACCCGCAAAATGTATGGGAGAACCTGCGGAGATCTACGCATTCATCCCTGTCCATTTCAACGACAGCCGGATGCCACTGAATATCCCCAGCCCGAAGGCGATCGATGTGAGTCCGATGGTGCTGAGCGTATGGTACTTCAGCGCGGTCCCGATCTCCATACTCAGGCCCACGATCAGAAAGAAATACGCGAAGAAGTGGAACATGCTCAGTGGTCGCTTCAGCGTAAGCGGATCATCATTCCAGATGGGCTTTACCGCCTCTGCCCCGAATGCTGCGTTGAGCTTTGTGATCACGGGTATGGCAATGGTCGCGAAGATCAACGGCATCAGGATCATTCCTAGTTCCAGTTGCCCTACTGCGTCGATGGGTGCAACTAAATTCGGCAGTGCCGAAAGAGCGAGTATGATGGCTTTGATCTTTCCGGTCCGGTTCCAGTTCTTCATGGGCGGGGTTGCGTTGGAGAGTTGGGGGTGGTTTGCGGTTCTGTCGTTCTACTTACTGGGTTCAATGTGGATCAGCACATGGCCCAATTGTGGGATGTCCTTCCGCAACGTGTCCTTGAGCCGATGTGCTATTTCATGGCCGTGCTCTACGGTGATGGTAGCGCTTACCAGCGCGTGAAGGCCCACGTGATAGTTCATGCCGGATTTCCGGATGAAGCACTTCTCGGTAGCTACGACCCCTTCGACCGTTAACGCGACTTTCCGGATGTCCAGAACGAGGTCGTCGTACACATGCTCATCCATGATCTCTCCCAGTGCCGGCCTGAATATCTTATAGCTGTTGTACAGGATGAAGCCGGACGCAAAAAGTGCTGCCCAATCGTCCGCGGTCTCGTATCCCTTGCCAAAGTAGAGGGCAATGGAAATTCCGATCAATGCAGCGACGGATGTTATCGCATCGCTCCGGTGATGCCACGCATCGGCCTTCAAGGCAGAGCTATTCGTCTCGGTTGCTTTTTTCATGACCATTTGGAAGGAGATCTCCTTCCAAATGATCAACGGTACCAGTACAAGCAATGTCCACGCTTTGGGTAATTCATGCGGTGTGACGATGTTCTTAATGCTTTCATACGCAATCACCGTCGCAGAGGTGATCAGGAACCCAACTACCAGGAACGTCACTAACGGTTCTGCACGTCCGTGACCATACGGATGGTTCTTATCTGCCGGCCTACTGGCATACTTCAAACCGAAGAGCACCAGAAAGGAAGCAACAATGTCCGTGGTCGATTCAATGGCGTCCGCGATCAACGCATACGAGTTCCCGAAAAAACCGGCAGCTCCTTTTATTATTGCGAGGACCGTATTGCCTACGATGCTGAAATAGGTGGTCCGTATTGCGGTCCGTTCGTTGGTCATTGGGGTGTGCAAAGTTGCACATGGACGCGGCACATGCAATGCTGGCCAATGTCCATCGCTATCCTTAAACCTCAGCAGGGTCTCCGCTTCGGGACCCTGCGTTCTTGGGCGTGAACGCAGGGTCCCCGTCAAATGCACGGGAGACCCTGTGAAGGTTTTGATCGAATGAATATCCGAAATATTGATGATCTTTGTAGGAGCCCGGAATTTCAACTACCGGGTCTGCACATACTCCTCTCCTATGAGCAAAAAGATGACCACCCCAGAGAACGATGCGCTGTTCGGCTATCGGATCTGGCAACTACGGAAGAAGTACGGATGGGAACGCTCCTTACTGGCGCATCACTTAGGTGTACCGGAGGATCACCTGATGCGACTGGAGTACGGTGAACTTCCGTTGTACTTTGAAACAGCTATCCGGATGGCGCAACTAATGCGCTGTAAAGTTTCCGACTTCGAGCCGGTGAAGTTGACGGACATGGACTAGGTGATAGCGTGAGCGCGATCACGTTGTACCCTCCTTTGCCGGAACAGCATGTGCACTGTTGCGGTCACGCTCCGAACTTCTTCTTGTAATCGTCCATTGCCTTCAGCAGGATCTCTTCTGCAACTTTCCTGTTCTGGAATTGTTCCACCACCACTTCCTTCTTTTCCAACTTCGTATAGTTCTCAAAGAAGTTCTTCATTTCAGAAATGAAATGCGCGGGTAGTTCAGAGATGTCATTGATGTGGTTCACGCTGGTATCGCCTTCCGCAACAGCAATGATCTTATCATCCGCATCGCCACCATCGACCATGCGCATAACGCCGATCACCTTCGCTGATACGATGCACATTGGAACGATCTCGATCTGTGAAAGCACCAGGATATCCAAGGGGTCATTATCATCGCAATACGTTCGTGGGATGAATCCATAATTCGCCGGATAGTACACCGAAGAGAACAGGACCCTATCCAATTTCAATATGCCACTTTCCTTATGCAGCTCGTATTTGGCCCTGCTCCCTTTCGGGATCTCGATGATGCCATTCACTACGCCGGGTAGGTTGTCACCAATACTGACGTTATGCCACGGATTGAAATTCATGCTGTTGTTCTGTTATGATCGTGTCTACAAGGTAGTGAATTCTTTACCATGTTCTGATCGGTTCCTGATAAACTTCGGCGGCCACCTGTCTCTCTCGAATAAAGTCCTTCACTGTCATCATGAACGCTATCACGTCGGGTAATTCTTTGTTCGCCCTTAGGGTCGAAGGAGTAGTATTCACGAACTGTCCAATTTGGTGGTTGGAAGTAAACATCCACTCCCTCAGTTGGAATGAGTGAATCATTTTTCAGCACATAGTCGACGAAAGAAGTTCCAGCCCAATAAGCAGTAGATGTTATTGTCTGACGGACCGTGTCATAGCAAAGGTTCGGCTTCGCGTATGAGTTCTTGATCCTGGTCAAGAGATGAGTTGTTGGATCCTGAACGAATAAGTAGTAGAACTGATCAGAGCCTCTGCCACCAGTGCCATAAGGAACCTTAAAGTCCATGGATAGATCTGATTGAGATCCTCAAATACAGGAACAGCCTCTGAAAATTGTATGTCCAAAGAATCAAAAGATTGCACCGATCTTAACTCAGTGTCAGATCGATGGTAAACATGAATGAACAATTTATGGTCGTACGGTTCTGTTCGTATTGCTAGGAGAAATTTCTGATCAGGCCATATGTTCATTGAGTCTACAAATTGATAGTTGTTCAAAATGCTGTCACGACCATCTTCAGATGTAGCCGAATGGTCAACTTCTTGTTTCAGATCTTGATCTGAGCAGGAGGTCATACCAACTAGGACGACCACTACACAAAGGACTTTTTTCATTTCAATTGGCCGACAACGAGCTTGAATACAAAAACGTTTGGAGTGAACTTCTGATCATGCAAGTAAAGTGGCCACTTTGATTAGATCTTACGGTTAATGAGATCCGTTCCACGATCTTGATATTAAACCAATGTCATACTAGATCATCAAACCGGATCTCGAACCGATCGTTGCGGTGCGCTATCTTTCATTATTTCAGCCCACGCTTGCTGATCTCTTGCTGCACGCGTACTTCAACTTCCTTTTGCTTCTTCCCTTTAGTGACGAGAACGACCGCTGCGATCACCAGAATGAAGGGCAGAAAACCGAGCCCGTTCCTTACTACACTATACACCGCAATACCGATGAGCATACCAATAAGCCCAGCATTCAATGTCTTCGCTGACCTTATCTTCTTTGCTTGTTCCAATAACTCTTTGTCCGTTACCCCCAGTAGTTCGTTCTGTTCCATTCGTGTTGGTCCGTGTTGGTGTTGTTAGTTAGGGTGCGGTACTGTTCCGTTGATCACAAATTTATGCGCTCTGCTGTGCCACACTTTTTCGCACGTGCTATTAAACCTCCGCAGGGTCTCCGCTTCGGGACCCTGCGTTCTTGGGCGTGAACGCAGGGTCCCCGTCAAATGCACGGGAGACCCTGCGGAGGTTTAACG
The nucleotide sequence above comes from Flavobacteriales bacterium. Encoded proteins:
- a CDS encoding FUSC family protein, which translates into the protein MEQNELLGVTDKELLEQAKKIRSAKTLNAGLIGMLIGIAVYSVVRNGLGFLPFILVIAAVVLVTKGKKQKEVEVRVQQEISKRGLK
- a CDS encoding cation transporter, with amino-acid sequence MTNERTAIRTTYFSIVGNTVLAIIKGAAGFFGNSYALIADAIESTTDIVASFLVLFGLKYASRPADKNHPYGHGRAEPLVTFLVVGFLITSATVIAYESIKNIVTPHELPKAWTLLVLVPLIIWKEISFQMVMKKATETNSSALKADAWHHRSDAITSVAALIGISIALYFGKGYETADDWAALFASGFILYNSYKIFRPALGEIMDEHVYDDLVLDIRKVALTVEGVVATEKCFIRKSGMNYHVGLHALVSATITVEHGHEIAHRLKDTLRKDIPQLGHVLIHIEPSK
- a CDS encoding fibronectin type III domain-containing protein, whose amino-acid sequence is MAKYTVKTGTNAKDAATVLEKGRTVAQMLLGNPGYPTLQSQLPALNVLCDALETTSTAMLFNGGKLSREAKHLAFEALRDALKEISGFVQGISKGDKALILSAGFDVVKPRTKLQTPESPKDLKVQRTVERGILKVKWTRVSCSKLTYLEMAEKGSDAWQRIHTTRNSHVMTNLQTGTEYCFRVQAVTTGGISPMSEVVSNIAA
- a CDS encoding inorganic diphosphatase — encoded protein: MNFNPWHNVSIGDNLPGVVNGIIEIPKGSRAKYELHKESGILKLDRVLFSSVYYPANYGFIPRTYCDDNDPLDILVLSQIEIVPMCIVSAKVIGVMRMVDGGDADDKIIAVAEGDTSVNHINDISELPAHFISEMKNFFENYTKLEKKEVVVEQFQNRKVAEEILLKAMDDYKKKFGA
- a CDS encoding helix-turn-helix transcriptional regulator — protein: MSKKMTTPENDALFGYRIWQLRKKYGWERSLLAHHLGVPEDHLMRLEYGELPLYFETAIRMAQLMRCKVSDFEPVKLTDMD